From Cricetulus griseus strain 17A/GY chromosome 1 unlocalized genomic scaffold, alternate assembly CriGri-PICRH-1.0 chr1_0, whole genome shotgun sequence, a single genomic window includes:
- the Znf14 gene encoding zinc finger protein 14 produces the protein MEMVIVGLSRPDQDLVSFEDVAVHFTQEEWDLLDASQKSLYGDVMLETCRNFTAIGYEWEDQTVGEHCEDPEINLRHIDSRSECTQYEHEEFEQKPQDSNFLTSVEGCTETQTSSGPSVCEVCLKTFGLYHLTYNGHHNYDYKEVGGSQTDENDYDGNQCDNTSSSLQKQEKNPTGKKLYVCQECGKAFRYPSALQLHERIHTGEKPYECKDCGKAFRGLSALHLHERIHTGEKPYECKQCGRAFTYLSALQLHERIHTEERPCECKQCGKTFRYSRALKLHERIHTGEKPYECKQCGKFFRSHRTLKLHKRIHTGEKPYECKECGKAFRWLTSLKLHEKIHTGEKPYECQECGKAFRCQASYHRHKITHGGETLYECKECGKSFIYPSLLQVHERTHTGEKPYECQLCRKAFRCQSSLRLHERTHTGEKPYECKHCGKAFSSYNYLRFHERSHTGEKPYECKECGKTFTHRSYLRSHERRHTGEKPYQCVQCGRSFSRHSSFKRHQSVHGVENPYECQQYLIPLSPFPSNE, from the exons ATGGAGATGGTCATTGTTGGCCTGTCCAGGCCGGATCAG GATCTGGTGAGCTTTGAGGACGTGGCTGTGCACTTCACCCAGGAAGAGTGGGATTTGCTGGATGCTTCCCAGAAGAGTCTCTATGGAGACGTGATGCTGGAAACCTGCAGGAACTTCACTGCCATAG GGTATGAATGGGAAGACCAGACAGTTGGAGAACATTGTGAAGACCCTGAAATAAATCTAAG GCACATCGACTCTCGCTCTGAATGTACGCAGTATGAACATGAGGAATTTGAACAGAAGCCACAGGACTCTAATTTTCTTACAAGTGTTGAAGGATGCACGGAAACTCAGACTTCGAGTGGACCTTCTGTGTGTGAGGTTTGTTTAAAGACCTTTGGACTCTATCACCTAACTTATAATGGACATCATAACTATGACTACAAGGAAGTTGGAGGAAGCCAGACTGACGAAAATGATTATGACGGTAATCAGTGTGATAACACTTCCAGTTCccttcaaaaacaagaaaaaaatcctacTGGGAAAAAACTCTATGTGTGTCaagagtgtgggaaagcctttaggTATCCCAGTGCCCTCCAGTTACatgaaagaattcatactggagaaaaaccctatgaGTGCAAAGACTGTGGGAAAGCCTTTCGAGGTCTCAGCGCCCTTCATTTGCATGAGAGAATTCATACGGGagaaaagccctatgaatgtaaacAGTGTGGCAGAGCCTTCACATATCTCAGTGCCCTCCAATTACATGAAAGAATTCATACTGAGGAAAGACCCTGTGAGTGTAAACAATGTGGGAAAACCTTTAGATATAGCAGGGCCCTCAAGTTACatgaaagaattcatactggagaaaagccctatgaatgtaaacAGTGTGGTAAATTCTTTAGAAGTCACAGGACCCTTAAGTTACATAaaagaattcacactggagaaaagccctatgagtgtaaagaatgtgggaaagccttcagatGGCTAACTTCTCTGAAGTTACATGAAAAAATTCACACCggagaaaaaccctatgaatgcCAGGAGTGTGGAAAGGCCTTCAGGTGTCAGGCTTCTtatcatagacataaaataactCATGGTGGAGAAACATTGTATGAGTGTAAAGAGTGTGGTAAATCCTTCATTTACCCCTCTTTACTTCAAGTGCATGAAAGAACTCACACAGGCGAAAAGCCCTATGAGTGTCAGCTGTGTAGGAAAGCCTTCAGATGTCAGTCTTCACTCCGATTGCATGAAAGAACACACACCGGAGAGAAACCCTACGAGTGTAAACACTGTGGCAAAGCCTTTTCAAGTTACAATTATCTTCGATTTCATGAAAGAAgccacactggagaaaaaccctatgaatgtaaagaatgtggtaAAACCTTCACACATCGCTCTTACCTTCGATCACATGAAAGAcgacatactggagagaagccatATCAGTGTGTTCAGTGTGGCAGATCCTTCAGTCGGCATAGTTCCTTTAAGAGACATCAGTCTGTTCATGGAGTGGAAAACCCATATGAATGTCAACAATATCTAATTCCTTTATCCCCATTTCcttcaaatgaatga